From the genome of Bordetella sp. H567, one region includes:
- the pdxA gene encoding 4-hydroxythreonine-4-phosphate dehydrogenase PdxA, which yields MKQALPVGITMGDAAGIGPEIVVQALAQGLAAPAIVYGDAGALRRAADMLGAQLAIEEIPTAAQANPRAGVIQVVACHPALPATLAPGQVDAQAGRAAYDYVCAAIDDAMAGRIRAIVTAPLNKASMHAGGIDYPGHTEILAERSGTRDFAMMLANRELRVLLVTIHVALADVFAGITLEAELRAIRLAHAACLRMGIARPRIAVAGLNPHAGEGGKFGREEIQVIAPAIEAAREEGMDASGPWPGDTVFMRARRGDFDIVVAQYHDQGLIPVKYLGVEEGVNVTVGLPFVRTSVDHGTAFDIAWQGIADPTSLVAAFDMALAMTAG from the coding sequence ATGAAACAGGCACTCCCCGTCGGCATCACCATGGGTGACGCCGCGGGCATCGGGCCGGAAATCGTGGTCCAGGCGCTGGCGCAGGGCCTGGCCGCGCCGGCCATCGTCTACGGCGACGCGGGCGCCTTGCGGCGCGCCGCGGATATGCTGGGCGCGCAGCTGGCCATCGAGGAAATCCCGACGGCCGCCCAGGCCAACCCGCGCGCGGGCGTCATCCAGGTGGTGGCCTGCCATCCCGCCCTGCCCGCCACCCTGGCGCCCGGCCAGGTCGATGCGCAGGCCGGCCGTGCCGCCTATGACTATGTGTGCGCGGCCATCGACGACGCCATGGCCGGCCGCATCCGCGCCATCGTCACCGCGCCGCTGAACAAGGCCTCCATGCACGCGGGCGGCATCGACTACCCCGGCCACACCGAAATCCTGGCCGAACGCAGCGGCACGCGCGACTTCGCCATGATGCTGGCCAACCGCGAGCTGCGTGTCCTGCTGGTCACCATCCACGTAGCATTGGCGGATGTATTCGCCGGCATCACCCTGGAAGCGGAACTGCGGGCCATCCGCCTGGCCCACGCGGCCTGCCTTCGGATGGGCATCGCACGGCCGCGCATCGCCGTGGCGGGCCTGAATCCGCACGCCGGCGAAGGCGGCAAATTCGGCCGCGAGGAAATCCAGGTCATCGCCCCCGCCATCGAGGCCGCGCGCGAGGAAGGCATGGATGCCAGCGGGCCCTGGCCCGGCGACACGGTGTTCATGCGGGCGCGGCGCGGCGATTTCGACATCGTCGTGGCCCAGTATCACGACCAGGGGCTGATCCCGGTCAAGTACCTGGGGGTGGAAGAAGGCGTCAACGTCACCGTCGGCCTGCCCTTCGTGCGGACCAGCGTCGATCACGGCACCGCATTCGATATCGCCTGGCAGGGGATCGCGGACCCCACCTCGCTGGTCGCGGCCTTCGACATGGCCCTGGCCATGACAGCGGGCTGA
- a CDS encoding bile acid:sodium symporter family protein, with the protein MNRLTRFLPDRFTLFLVTTVIIASLLPAHGTGLTIFNDITNIAVGLLFFLHGARLSREAIVAGITHWRLHGLIFTTTFILFPIIGLLLKPVLMPLVTPELYLGIMFLCCLPATVQSAIAFTSMARGNVPAAVCSASASSLLGIFITPLAAGLVVVNAGSAPVSFDAVLKIMLQLLLPFVLGQVLRRWIGGWVHKRKSLLKVVDQGSILLVVYTAFSEAVNEGLWHNTPIPALLGLIVACGVILAVALVLTSLFGRAMHFNTPDRITLMFCGSKKSLASGIPMAQVLFAGHAVGAIVLPLMMFHQIQLMVCGVLASRFAKRPGNEGHGDD; encoded by the coding sequence ATGAATCGCCTCACTCGCTTTCTGCCCGACCGCTTCACGCTGTTCCTGGTCACCACCGTCATCATTGCCAGCCTGCTTCCTGCCCACGGCACAGGGCTGACCATCTTCAACGACATCACCAATATCGCCGTCGGCCTGCTGTTCTTCCTGCATGGCGCGCGGCTGTCACGCGAAGCCATCGTCGCCGGCATCACGCACTGGCGTCTTCACGGCCTGATCTTCACGACGACGTTCATCCTGTTCCCGATCATCGGCCTGCTGCTCAAGCCCGTCCTGATGCCGCTGGTGACGCCGGAGCTCTACCTGGGCATCATGTTCCTGTGCTGCCTGCCCGCCACCGTGCAATCGGCCATCGCCTTCACGTCGATGGCGCGCGGCAACGTGCCGGCCGCGGTATGCAGCGCCTCGGCCTCCAGCCTGCTGGGCATCTTCATCACGCCGCTGGCCGCCGGGCTGGTCGTGGTGAACGCAGGCAGTGCGCCGGTGTCCTTCGATGCCGTGCTCAAGATCATGCTGCAGCTGTTGCTGCCCTTCGTGCTGGGCCAGGTCCTGCGGCGCTGGATCGGCGGCTGGGTACACAAGCGCAAGTCGCTGCTGAAGGTCGTCGACCAGGGCTCGATCCTGCTGGTCGTCTACACCGCCTTTTCGGAAGCGGTCAACGAAGGGCTATGGCACAACACGCCCATCCCGGCGCTGCTCGGACTGATCGTGGCCTGCGGCGTCATCCTGGCGGTTGCCCTGGTGCTGACCAGCCTGTTCGGCCGGGCGATGCACTTCAATACCCCGGACCGCATCACATTGATGTTCTGCGGCTCGAAGAAAAGCCTGGCCAGCGGCATCCCGATGGCCCAGGTGCTGTTCGCCGGGCACGCCGTCGGCGCCATCGTGCTGCCGCTGATGATGTTTCATCAAATCCAGCTGATGGTCTGCGGTGTGCTGGCCAGCCGCTTCGCCAAGCGCCCCGGCAACGAAGGCCACGGCGACGACTGA